In Prunus dulcis chromosome 1, ALMONDv2, whole genome shotgun sequence, the following are encoded in one genomic region:
- the LOC117636659 gene encoding probable WRKY transcription factor 11: MAIDLVGFSRMDDRTAMEEAASAGLQSMDHLIRVLSNQNPSQTQTQTPLDCREITDFTVSKFKQLISVLNRTGHARFRRGPANQSSTPVQPKPQTTSIAFSVPKSNNDDSLTLSPPISTTSSFLSSITIGDGSVSNGKAVSSILAPPAPAFSAGKPPLSQSHRKRCHDNEVAAKTSSSGRCHCSKRRKTKVRRTIRVPAISSKIADIPSDEFSWRKYGQKPIKGSPYPRGYYKCSSVRGCPARKHVERAQDDPTMLVVTYEGEHRHPHPSITAGSVGLVFQ, encoded by the exons ATGGCTATTGATCTCGTCGGGTTCTCAAGGATGGACGATCGGACGGCCATGGAAGAAGCAGCCTCCGCCGGCTTGCAGAGCATGGACCACCTGATCCGCGTCCTATCGAATCAAAACCCAtcacaaacccaaacccaaaccccCCTCGACTGCCGAGAAATCACCGACTTCACCGTCTCCAAGTTTAAGCAGCTCATCTCCGTCTTGAACCGGACCGGTCACGCTCGGTTCCGCCGCGGACCGGCCAATCAATCCTCCACCCCGGTCCAACCCAAGCCTCAGACAACTTCGATTGCTTTTTCTGTCCCTAAGTCCAACAACGACGACTCTCTCACTCTATCCCCGCCAATCTCCACGACGTCGTCGTTTTTGTCCTCCATCACAATCGGAGACGGCAGCGTTTCGAACGGTAAAGCCGTCTCGTCAATTCTCGCGCCACCGGCGCCGGCTTTCTCAGCCGGGAAACCTCCTCTCTCCCAATCTCACCGGAAACGGTGCCACGATAACGAAGTCGCAGCTAAAACGTCGTCGTCCGGCCGCTGCCATTGCTCTAAAAGAAG GAAGACTAAGGTTAGGAGGACGATTAGAGTGCCGGCGATTAGTTCAAAAATCGCCGATATACCTTCGGATGAATTCTCCTGGAGAAAGTACGGTCAAAAGCCGATCAAGGGCTCGCCTTACCCGAG AGGGTATTATAAGTGTAGCAGCGTGAGAGGGTGTCCAGCGAGGAAACACGTGGAGAGAGCACAAGACGACCCCACTATGCTCGTCGTTACTTACGAAGGCGAGCACCGTCACCCTCACCCTTCCATCACAGCCGGTTCTGTGGGCCTTGTTTTCCAGTGA